In Pseudoduganella albidiflava, a single window of DNA contains:
- a CDS encoding O-linked N-acetylglucosamine transferase, SPINDLY family protein, with translation MSVAATPEALFRQAERGVLPLGELFQGAQTLIDEGAPHAAIRLYEAWLEHTRSPLAYAVWFNLAIAYSGVGNDTSAERAYIKAISANPRFIEARLNLGTLYERLGRPDDALAAWQAILADGPNLAAQPKLHLQALNNLGRLLEILRRLPEAEDILTRSLELDPDQPNVITHWVHLRQKLCRWPVYQPFGGVSLDMMRRHTSALAMLGASGDPAGQLAASRHFIAEKVAEAGAALAPPEGYPHKRVRIGYLSSDLCSHAVSILTAELYELHDRSRVEVYAFSWSREDNSPLRARVVGAMDHYIRIDRMSDEEAARCIRSHEIDVLVDLHGLTLGARPEILGWRPAPVQLTWLGFPGPTAIPGVDHVVADAFVLPPELEPHFTEQPLRMPHTFQVNDRQRAIGATVDRAASGLPPDRFVFCSFNSNFKITPEVFGAWMRILQRVPDSVLWIVADSDATRANLLREAQTRGVDSDRLLFASRVAPADYLARFRLADLFLDTHPFNGGTTASDALWAGLPVLTWAGQTFCSRMAGSLLHAVGLPELVTHALADYEETAVALATDPARMAGLRARLAANRDASPLFDTPRFVRDYEDLLATVVKRPAGVPLSDEPDPIRAHAVPEPSPGQLSVQQNSMLALMRPGMHSVVEVGGATLAQAWRAREPHSHFTAIAGDAAADGWETARIVADPEAMADEHWRQAAPAQCWLFPETLERLRDPWAFLHQLRRQALGRVEVIACVNNAQNWLLQSLLASGNFHYQAGGVPERRSLHLFTRASVAALLRECGFAVVEMTAVHAHQPTPAVLAAIGQLAAVAGTDPALAQQDALPYQYMVRAVAA, from the coding sequence GCCTATATCAAGGCGATCTCCGCGAATCCCCGCTTCATCGAGGCGCGCCTGAACCTGGGCACGCTGTACGAACGCCTCGGCCGGCCGGACGACGCGCTGGCCGCCTGGCAGGCCATCCTGGCCGATGGGCCGAACCTGGCTGCCCAGCCGAAGCTGCACCTGCAGGCACTGAACAACCTGGGCCGCCTGCTGGAAATCCTCAGGCGCCTGCCCGAGGCCGAGGACATCCTCACGCGCAGCCTGGAACTGGACCCGGACCAGCCGAACGTCATCACGCACTGGGTGCACCTGCGCCAGAAGCTGTGCCGCTGGCCCGTGTACCAGCCGTTCGGCGGCGTCTCGCTGGACATGATGCGGCGCCACACCTCCGCGCTGGCCATGCTGGGCGCGTCGGGCGATCCGGCCGGTCAGCTGGCGGCGTCGCGCCACTTCATCGCCGAGAAAGTGGCCGAAGCCGGCGCCGCGCTGGCACCGCCGGAAGGCTATCCGCACAAGCGCGTCCGCATCGGCTACCTGTCGTCCGACCTGTGCTCGCACGCGGTGTCGATCCTCACCGCCGAACTGTACGAACTGCACGACCGCTCGCGCGTCGAGGTCTACGCCTTTTCCTGGAGCCGCGAGGACAATTCGCCGCTGCGTGCCCGCGTGGTGGGGGCGATGGACCATTACATCCGCATCGACCGCATGAGCGACGAGGAAGCCGCGCGCTGCATCCGCTCGCACGAGATCGACGTGCTGGTCGACCTGCATGGCCTGACCCTGGGCGCGCGGCCGGAAATCCTCGGCTGGCGTCCGGCGCCGGTGCAGCTGACCTGGCTGGGGTTTCCCGGCCCGACGGCGATTCCCGGCGTCGACCACGTGGTGGCCGATGCCTTCGTGCTGCCGCCCGAACTCGAGCCGCACTTCACCGAACAGCCGCTGCGCATGCCGCACACGTTCCAGGTCAACGACCGCCAGCGCGCCATCGGCGCCACGGTCGACCGCGCGGCCAGCGGCCTGCCGCCGGACCGCTTCGTGTTCTGTTCGTTCAACAGCAACTTCAAGATCACCCCCGAGGTGTTCGGCGCCTGGATGCGCATCCTGCAGCGGGTGCCGGACAGCGTGCTGTGGATCGTGGCCGACTCCGACGCCACGCGCGCCAACCTGCTGCGCGAGGCACAGACACGCGGTGTCGACAGCGACCGGCTGCTGTTCGCCAGCCGCGTGGCGCCGGCCGACTACCTGGCGCGCTTCCGGCTGGCCGACCTGTTCCTCGACACGCATCCCTTCAACGGCGGCACCACGGCCAGCGACGCGCTGTGGGCGGGCCTGCCCGTGCTGACCTGGGCCGGCCAGACCTTCTGTTCGCGCATGGCGGGCAGCCTGCTGCATGCGGTGGGCCTGCCGGAACTGGTCACGCATGCGCTGGCGGACTACGAGGAAACCGCCGTGGCACTGGCTACCGACCCGGCGCGCATGGCCGGCCTGCGTGCCCGCCTGGCCGCCAACCGCGATGCCAGCCCGCTGTTCGACACGCCCCGCTTCGTGCGCGACTACGAAGACCTGCTGGCCACGGTGGTGAAGCGCCCGGCCGGCGTGCCGCTGTCGGACGAACCGGATCCGATCCGCGCGCACGCGGTGCCGGAACCGTCGCCGGGCCAGCTCAGCGTGCAGCAGAACAGCATGCTGGCGCTGATGCGGCCGGGCATGCACAGCGTCGTCGAGGTCGGCGGTGCCACGCTGGCCCAGGCATGGCGCGCGCGCGAACCGCACTCGCATTTCACCGCGATCGCCGGCGATGCCGCGGCAGATGGCTGGGAGACGGCGCGCATCGTTGCCGACCCCGAAGCGATGGCCGACGAGCACTGGCGGCAGGCCGCGCCCGCCCAGTGCTGGCTGTTCCCGGAAACGCTGGAACGGCTGCGCGATCCCTGGGCTTTCCTGCACCAGCTGCGCCGCCAGGCGCTGGGCCGGGTCGAAGTGATCGCCTGCGTGAACAATGCGCAGAACTGGCTGTTGCAGTCGCTGCTCGCTTCCGGCAATTTCCACTACCAGGCCGGCGGCGTGCCGGAGCGCCGCAGCCTGCACCTGTTCACGCGCGCCTCGGTGGCCGCGCTGCTGCGCGAATGCGGCTTTGCCGTGGTGGAGATGACGGCGGTGCACGCGCACCAGCCCACGCCGGCCGTGCTTGCCGCGATCGGCCAACTGGCCGCCGTGGCCGGCACCGATCCGGCACTGGCCCAGCAGGATGCGCTGCCCTACCAGTACATGGTGCGGGCGGTAGCGGCCTGA